Proteins encoded in a region of the Streptomyces sp. NBC_01471 genome:
- a CDS encoding acyl-CoA dehydrogenase family protein gives MTEHPPPAAGLPGPRLTHEVANQVPPRVGIDEYAANTPLMAAVREFGAARHAPGLHGIGALVGSGEFQGWAELAHTSPPVLRTHDRYGNRVDEIDFHPAYHEVIGASVRHGTHTAAWADPKPGAVVARAASFMLFAQIEPGHACPMSMSHAVVPVLQRDPEVGRDWLPGLFSRTYDPRLIAPGRKAGLTFGMGMTEKQGGSDVRSNTTRAVPLPSDPDGRAHLLTGHKWFFSAPQSDAFLVLAQAGAGLTCFLVPRVLPDGTRNSVRVQRLKNKLGNKSNASSEVEFDGTWAQRVGEPGRGVPTIIEMVNHTRLDCVLGSTAGMRQSLSEAVWHATYRSAFGARLVDQPAMTAVLADLALETEAATWTSLRLAASYEEGSGESEVAFRRLATAVSKYWICKRGPHHAYEALECLGGNGYTEDWPLARRYREQPVMAVWEGSGNVIALDVLRGIARTPRSLDVFWAELAGTSGAHPVLDAHIGRLRRNLTEDLRDPVAAQTRARATVEGMALALQSSLMLRYAPDASAEAFIGARLGEDRGHQYGTLPRGTDAASIVARHSGADAVPPA, from the coding sequence ATGACGGAGCACCCGCCCCCCGCCGCCGGTCTCCCCGGGCCGCGGCTCACCCATGAGGTCGCCAACCAGGTGCCACCCCGCGTCGGCATCGACGAGTACGCGGCCAACACCCCGCTGATGGCGGCCGTCCGGGAGTTCGGCGCGGCCCGCCACGCACCCGGATTGCACGGGATCGGCGCTCTCGTCGGCTCCGGTGAATTCCAGGGCTGGGCCGAACTGGCCCACACCAGCCCGCCCGTGCTGCGGACCCACGACCGCTACGGCAACCGGGTCGACGAGATCGACTTCCACCCCGCGTACCACGAGGTGATCGGCGCCTCCGTGCGGCACGGCACCCATACGGCGGCCTGGGCGGACCCCAAGCCCGGCGCGGTGGTGGCCCGGGCGGCCTCCTTCATGCTGTTCGCCCAGATCGAGCCGGGCCACGCCTGCCCGATGTCCATGTCGCACGCCGTGGTCCCGGTGCTCCAGCGCGACCCGGAGGTCGGCCGCGACTGGCTGCCCGGTCTGTTCAGCCGCACCTACGACCCACGGCTGATCGCGCCGGGCCGCAAGGCGGGGCTCACCTTCGGCATGGGGATGACGGAGAAGCAGGGCGGCTCCGACGTACGGTCCAACACCACCCGGGCGGTCCCGCTGCCCTCGGACCCGGACGGCCGGGCCCATCTGCTCACCGGCCACAAGTGGTTCTTCTCCGCCCCGCAGTCGGACGCGTTCCTGGTCCTGGCACAGGCCGGGGCCGGGCTCACCTGCTTCCTCGTCCCCCGGGTGCTGCCGGACGGCACCCGCAACTCCGTCCGTGTACAACGCCTCAAGAACAAGCTGGGCAACAAGTCCAACGCCTCGTCCGAGGTCGAGTTCGACGGCACCTGGGCGCAGCGGGTCGGTGAGCCGGGCCGCGGCGTGCCGACCATCATCGAGATGGTGAACCACACCCGGCTGGACTGTGTGCTGGGTTCCACGGCCGGTATGCGGCAGTCGCTGTCGGAAGCGGTGTGGCACGCCACGTACCGGAGCGCGTTCGGCGCCCGGCTGGTGGACCAGCCGGCGATGACCGCCGTCCTCGCCGACCTGGCGCTGGAGACGGAGGCCGCCACCTGGACCTCGCTGCGGCTGGCCGCGTCGTACGAGGAGGGAAGCGGCGAGTCCGAGGTGGCGTTCCGGCGGCTGGCCACGGCGGTGTCCAAGTACTGGATCTGCAAGCGCGGTCCGCACCACGCCTATGAGGCGCTGGAGTGCCTGGGCGGCAACGGCTACACCGAGGACTGGCCGCTGGCGCGGCGCTACCGCGAACAGCCCGTCATGGCCGTGTGGGAGGGGTCGGGCAACGTGATCGCGCTCGACGTCCTGCGCGGGATCGCCAGAACACCCCGCTCCCTCGACGTCTTCTGGGCCGAGCTGGCAGGGACTTCCGGCGCGCATCCGGTCCTCGACGCGCACATCGGGCGGCTGCGCCGGAACCTGACCGAGGACCTGCGTGACCCCGTCGCCGCGCAGACCCGCGCGCGGGCCACCGTCGAGGGGATGGCGCTGGCGCTCCAGTCGTCGCTGATGCTGCGGTACGCACCGGACGCGTCGGCCGAGGCCTTCATCGGTGCCCGGCTCGGCGAGGACCGCGGACACCAGTACGGCACCTTGCCGCGCGGCACGGACGCCGCCTCGATCGTGGCGCGGCACTCCGGCGCGGACGCCGTACCCCCGGCCTGA
- a CDS encoding TetR/AcrR family transcriptional regulator — protein sequence MAYRPTARTEATRTAHRERLLEAARSLLAEGGYAASGVAALAARAGVSTGSVYNHFASKQELMAAVFRHTAGHELAAVRDAVRAEDDTTARLGALVEVFSYRALKSPRTAWALLAERVDPLVEAERRTYRSGYHGLAEEIIAAGVAAGELPAQDPGLSAAAVIGAISEALLGPLSPVGEEHRPGPVVAAISALCLRAVGARRP from the coding sequence ATGGCGTACCGACCGACGGCCCGTACGGAGGCGACCCGTACCGCCCATCGCGAACGGCTGCTCGAAGCCGCCCGGAGCCTGCTGGCCGAAGGGGGTTACGCGGCGTCGGGTGTCGCCGCACTCGCGGCGCGGGCCGGTGTCTCCACCGGCAGCGTGTACAACCACTTCGCCTCCAAGCAGGAGCTGATGGCGGCGGTCTTCCGGCACACCGCCGGTCATGAACTCGCCGCCGTACGCGATGCGGTGCGGGCCGAGGACGACACCACGGCCCGGCTCGGCGCCCTGGTCGAGGTGTTCTCGTACCGTGCGCTGAAGTCGCCGCGTACCGCCTGGGCGCTGCTCGCCGAGCGGGTGGATCCACTGGTGGAGGCGGAGCGCCGCACCTATCGCAGCGGTTATCACGGGCTGGCCGAGGAGATCATCGCGGCCGGGGTCGCGGCGGGCGAACTGCCGGCGCAGGACCCCGGCCTCTCCGCCGCCGCAGTCATCGGCGCGATCAGTGAAGCCCTGCTCGGACCGCTCTCACCGGTCGGCGAAGAGCACCGCCCCGGGCCCGTGGTCGCCGCCATCAGCGCCCTCTGCCTCCGGGCTGTCGGCGCCCGCCGGCCCTGA
- a CDS encoding class I SAM-dependent methyltransferase: MSSLADEPAERGAPTFSSRAAAVLTGVRRPFAPQGPTLRELTVQALSSIEQGYDLLAPKFDQTPFRTPDRVLDAVGGALRPLGPFGAGLDVCCGTGAGAPVLRSLCTERVTGVDFSAGMLAAARRAETAGAGSPAAEWVRADARDLPFRSAFDLAVSFGAFGHFLPAERPGLFAGVHRALRPGGVFAFPIGAPQSFRDPLYWTLLGFDSVMRVRNLVWRPQFVMYYRTFPLGAVRDDLTRAGFSVELLPLEEFGRRPDGSPHWRLVVARRR, encoded by the coding sequence ATGTCCTCACTCGCCGACGAGCCCGCGGAACGCGGCGCCCCGACGTTCTCCTCCCGCGCCGCGGCCGTGCTCACGGGCGTGCGCCGGCCGTTCGCCCCGCAGGGGCCGACTCTCCGGGAGCTGACCGTGCAGGCGCTCTCCTCGATCGAGCAGGGCTACGACCTGCTGGCGCCGAAATTCGACCAGACCCCGTTCCGTACGCCCGACCGCGTCCTGGACGCGGTCGGCGGCGCGCTTCGCCCACTCGGCCCGTTCGGTGCGGGACTCGATGTCTGCTGCGGGACGGGAGCGGGCGCCCCGGTGCTGCGCTCCCTCTGCACGGAGCGTGTCACCGGGGTGGACTTCAGCGCCGGGATGCTGGCGGCCGCCCGCCGGGCGGAGACGGCCGGCGCGGGGTCACCGGCGGCCGAGTGGGTGCGCGCCGATGCCCGGGACCTGCCGTTCCGGAGCGCGTTCGATCTGGCGGTGAGTTTCGGCGCTTTCGGCCATTTCCTGCCCGCTGAGCGTCCAGGCCTGTTCGCCGGGGTCCACCGGGCGCTGCGCCCCGGCGGGGTCTTCGCGTTCCCCATCGGGGCGCCGCAGTCCTTCCGTGATCCGCTGTACTGGACGCTGCTCGGCTTCGACTCGGTGATGCGGGTGCGGAACCTGGTGTGGCGGCCGCAGTTCGTCATGTACTACCGGACGTTCCCGCTGGGCGCTGTGCGGGACGATCTGACCCGGGCCGGATTCTCGGTGGAGCTGCTGCCGCTGGAGGAGTTCGGACGCCGCCCGGACGGCAGCCCGCACTGGCGCCTTGTCGTGGCGCGGCGGAGGTGA
- a CDS encoding glycosyl hydrolase family 18 protein, translated as MRRKRSVRALLTTLVTAAASAGMVLVGGGAAHAAATPLPAHVFAPYFEAYNGDSLADLSQQSGAKYLTMAFLQSEAKGSCTPYWNGDTGQPVSSSVYGADITTMRSRGGDVIPSFGGYAADNGSTEIADSCTDVDSIAAAYEKVITTYDVSRLDMDIEDNSLTNKAGIDRRNQAIKKVQDWAAANGRSVQFSYTLPTTTSGLASSGLAVLKSANTYGAKVDVVNLMTFDYYDNATHNMANDTQTATGGLEKQLAALYPSKTEAQLWGMIGVIEMPGIDDFGAAETFTTADATAVYDWATAKGLSTLSFWALQRDNGGCPGTGGSDTCSGIAQDTWYFSHTFAPFTGGGSVPVGDDFSIGATPGAASVTPGGSATATVSTAVTSGSAQSVALKATGAPAGVTASLSPATVTAGGTAKLTVSASASAAPGTYPITVTGTAGKVSHSSTFTLTVSGPGGGGGSLVNGDFESGSLAPWTCESGGSVVATPAHGGTHALKAAPTASQLGECAETVKLAPNTKYTLSGWVQGDYAYLGVRGGATGSAWTSASGWSKLTVPFTTDASGAATVYLHGWYGQGTVYGDDFSLS; from the coding sequence ATGAGACGTAAGAGATCCGTCCGCGCCCTGCTGACCACTCTGGTGACCGCCGCGGCCTCCGCCGGGATGGTCCTGGTCGGAGGCGGCGCGGCGCACGCGGCCGCGACGCCCCTGCCCGCGCACGTCTTCGCCCCGTACTTCGAGGCGTACAACGGCGACAGCCTCGCGGACCTCTCGCAGCAGTCCGGCGCCAAGTACCTGACCATGGCCTTCCTCCAGTCCGAAGCGAAGGGTTCCTGCACGCCCTACTGGAACGGCGACACGGGCCAGCCGGTGTCCTCCTCCGTGTACGGAGCGGACATCACGACGATGCGCTCGCGCGGCGGCGACGTGATCCCGTCGTTCGGCGGGTACGCGGCGGACAACGGCAGCACCGAGATCGCGGACAGCTGCACCGATGTGGACTCCATCGCCGCGGCGTACGAGAAGGTCATCACGACCTACGACGTCTCGCGTCTCGACATGGACATCGAGGACAACTCGCTGACCAACAAGGCGGGCATCGACCGCCGCAACCAGGCCATCAAGAAGGTGCAGGACTGGGCGGCGGCCAACGGCCGCTCGGTGCAGTTCTCCTACACGCTCCCCACCACCACGAGCGGTCTCGCGAGCAGCGGGCTCGCGGTGCTGAAGAGCGCGAACACCTACGGTGCCAAGGTCGACGTCGTCAACCTCATGACCTTCGACTACTACGACAACGCCACCCACAACATGGCGAACGACACCCAGACCGCGACCGGTGGCCTGGAGAAGCAGCTCGCCGCGCTCTACCCGTCGAAGACCGAGGCGCAGCTCTGGGGGATGATCGGCGTCATCGAGATGCCGGGCATCGACGACTTCGGGGCCGCCGAGACCTTCACCACGGCCGACGCCACCGCGGTCTACGACTGGGCCACCGCCAAGGGGCTCAGCACCCTCTCCTTCTGGGCGCTGCAGCGCGACAACGGCGGCTGCCCGGGGACCGGCGGCTCGGACACCTGCTCCGGGATCGCCCAGGACACGTGGTACTTCAGCCACACCTTCGCCCCCTTCACCGGCGGCGGCAGCGTGCCGGTGGGCGACGACTTCTCGATCGGTGCCACGCCGGGAGCGGCGTCCGTGACACCCGGCGGGTCGGCCACCGCGACGGTGAGCACGGCGGTCACCTCCGGCTCCGCCCAGAGCGTCGCGCTGAAGGCCACCGGCGCACCGGCCGGAGTGACGGCGTCCCTCAGCCCCGCGACGGTCACCGCGGGCGGCACGGCGAAGCTCACGGTCAGTGCCTCGGCCTCGGCCGCACCCGGCACGTATCCGATCACGGTCACCGGTACGGCCGGCAAGGTCAGCCACTCCAGCACCTTCACGCTGACGGTGTCAGGACCGGGCGGCGGAGGCGGCTCGCTCGTGAACGGTGACTTCGAGAGCGGCTCCCTGGCGCCCTGGACCTGCGAGAGCGGTGGCTCGGTCGTCGCCACCCCGGCGCACGGCGGAACGCACGCGCTGAAGGCGGCCCCGACCGCGTCGCAGCTCGGCGAGTGCGCCGAGACGGTCAAGCTGGCGCCCAACACCAAGTACACGCTGAGCGGTTGGGTGCAGGGCGACTACGCCTACCTGGGCGTACGCGGAGGGGCGACCGGCAGCGCCTGGACCAGCGCGAGCGGCTGGTCCAAACTGACGGTCCCGTTCACCACGGACGCCTCGGGCGCGGCCACGGTCTATCTGCACGGCTGGTACGGACAGGGCACGGTCTACGGCGACGACTTCTCGCTGAGCTGA